A segment of the Aureliella helgolandensis genome:
CCAACCAGCCCGAGTTTGCGCGAATGTTTTGAGCTCCCAACCGCTGCCTGCTTCCACCAGCATCACGCGACCGTTGGGTGGGCTCGTTCCGCTAATTGGATGGTTGCTATTCGCTGCATGTCCGCAAACCCAGGCACAATGCGCGGCGGTCATCGGTAAACGAACGGTCGCCGGGGGGCATAGGAATTCACCAAACCTGCTTGAGCAAGTTGCGCAGGTGTTTTCGCACTCCCGAGGGAGGCTGCGCAGGGGTTGGTTCGGGTGAAACAGCGGGCAAAGCTGTACGCGCTACTCGGGCAACTCTAGCAACACCGATTGGGCAAATCTATTGGGCTGTGGCTAGAGGGTTTCGCGAACTCTCTTCAAACCGTCACGGATTTCGTATCCGACTAGCTTCATCGACTCCCAAACATCATCTGCCGAGGTCTCCACTGCGGTGCGCAGCGGTTGATAACGACTATCGAGCTGGTCGAGTTTGTCATCGAGTTCATTCAGCTGATCACGAGCCTCCATCGACGCCAGGTGAACTTGTAGCTTTAATTCATCGCGTTCATGTTTCAAGCCGCGGATCAGTTCGGCTACGATCTTGTCTTGCCCATTCATCTTATCCATTCCCTCTATTAGCCGGTTCGTAAGAAGAGACTCGGCAACTGGTTCCGCGTTACAACTCTTCGTTCAAAACGTACTGAAAGCAAACCCCGTGCCAGCGACAATGACATCGACGGCGGTTGACGCAGGAGTCACGCGGTACTGCCACTCTTCGGGCTCAATCTCTGGCTCTCTACATGGGCGGGGCCTGTTGGAATGGGCAATTCCGCGCGACTGGTACGGACCGGTAGCCGGTCCAGCGGCAAGCCCGGAATTCGCTCAATCGCAATGCTTAGTTTTTTGCGCGCGATGAGATCGCCTAGGACGAAAGTTTGTGAGCCGTCTACAGATGCGGTTGGGCAAGAATGTGAGACACCAACGCACATCTGCGCGAAAGACTGACCGCATGCGATCAAGTTCACACCGTGTCGCTTTCCAGGACTGCTGGATTTTCTCTACAACGGTTCGCGGAAGACCGCTCGTGGAAACGGTTAAACCTCCCTCCCTTGAAATTTTCAGAGGGGGAGTCTCCCTTGGAATACTCTGCACACGTGGACTAGGAGCAAGGTGACTTGCTCCAGCGTTTGGAAGTTCAGATGTAGAGTTTTCCGGCGTCACCACGAAGTAAAGTGGATTCGGTTCCATTTGGCATGTGCCTTGCTTTTAGGTGAAGGCGATTACGAACCATCCAATAACAAGGAACGAAGACAATGACCGTGACGCCTCTATCTGCTGCTGACTCTCACGCCGATCATCGCCACTGGCAAAGCGATGTGGCTTGCTGGCGAGATGATATCCAAAATTGGCGGGCCGAGCACTCGGCTGCGATTGTGCAATTGCAAGATGCTCTCCAGCGTATCACCGAACATGGAGAGGCATTAGATAGCCATGCTAAATCGCTCTCAGAGCTCGAGGCGAGGCTGCAGCATCATGAGAAAAGCCTTGCGAAGAGTCTGAAGGATGGTGCCCAAGCAGTCGTCGACAAAACTTCAGCGGATCAGCATGCCAAGGAGGCCGAGTTGCATCAACACCAGCAAGAGGCCCATGAGAGAATCAAGAAGCACCATCATACTGCGATGGCGCAAGTGGCCATTCTGAAAGCCGCTTTAGGAGCTGCGCTCTAGGTGGAATCGACTTGTCGTCGCTGTGGCGTCTAGGCTATCCTGTTCAGTGGATTCGTGGCAATGCTTGGTTCTCGCCAGGGCATCCGCGATACCACTAAGGCGGAATCTCTTAAGCTTGACTGAATGCCCAGGCCGAATGACTAGAGATTGAGCAGAAGGTGGTGTCACTCACGCTAGATAGTGGCCGCGCACTCGGGCTTGCACGCATCGGATGACTGGCGGGCCCGAGTTCCACCGACCCAGCAGTTGATCGTTTGAGGGGCTTAACAGACGGGACGCACCCGCGCATGATGCTCAGCTGAGGCATGGGATGGAAGCGTGAGGGAGACTGTACTATCGACCCAAGATCCGGCCGCGAATATAGCCAGAGGAAAGCTGTCGCCCAATGACCCTGTTTTACTACGATCCGATTTTTCAAGAACATGTCACGGGGGACCACCCCGAAAATGGTGGACGGACTCTCTCCGTTATTCGGCATCTGAACTTTATCGCCCTGGACACCAGTTGTCGACGCCCGGCATGGGAGCCTGCTTCCGTCGAACGCTTGTGTTACGTGCACACGCGTGAATATGTGGATTCGGTTGAGCGGTTTGCGTTGAAGGGTGGTGGCTACCTCGACGAGGACACCGTTGTCAGCACCAAATCGTACGAAGTTGCCCGCCAGGCTGCTGGCGCTGTCTGTGATGCAGTTCAGAGAGTGGTAGCAGGAGAGGACAAGACCGCTTTCTGCCTCGTTCGCCCACCTGGTCACCACGCGATGCCAGACCACGCGATGGGCTTCTGCCTGTTCAACAACATTGCGGTTGGTGCGCGAGTTGCGAGGCGTGAACTGGGGATTGAGCGAGTTTTGATCGTCGACTTTGATGTGCACCACGGCAACGGTACGCAAGCCATGTTCTGGGAGGATGCTAGCGTCGGCTATTTTTCGATGCATCGCTCTCCGCTCTATCCCGGAACGGGGGCGGCAGAAGAAATAGGGGCTGGTGATGGAATTGGCACAACACTCAATTTGCCGGTCGCGGTGGGAACGCCAAGGGATGATCAGATGCGAGTCTTTGAACGCGAAGTCCAAGGTTTTGCGCACAAGATTAAGCCGCAGCTCGTGCTCGTCAGCGCCGGTTTTGACAGCCACAAGGATGACCCCGTCGGATCGCTAGGGCTCGAGAATGAGGACTTCCGAGGGATGACACGCTGCCTGCTGGATGTTGCGGCCGAGCATGCCAACGGAAGGCTGGTGAGCGTGCTCGAAGGAGGTTACAACCCGCATGCCCTAACGGACTGCGTTGCAATACACCTCGAAGAACTCCTGGACGCTCCTTGAAATCGTAGACGGCAAGAAAGGACGCAGAGTCGGTTGGGTTATTTTCCGTCGCTACCCTTGTCGCTGGAGGCCTGCTGTACGGTCAGCGTTTTGCGAGCAACCACTGCATCTTGGGCGTGGCTGCGATCGATTTCAAATCCACGAAGCTCAAACATATGAACCATGCGGTGGTTTTGCTGGGCCATCTCGGCGACGACGGACCGGACGCCCCAGCGACCACAGATATCGAGGCAGAGGTCCGTTAAGGCTGATCCCAGGCCTATACCTTGCCAAGGATCGCTGACAAGAATCGCATACTCTGCTTCGCGATGGTCCGCATCGGCAACCAACCGCCCAACGCCAATCAGCCTTCGTTCCCCATTTTCTTGAGTCTCGGCAACCATAGCGATCTCTCGATCGTAATCGATAAAACAGAAACGCGTGGCCATTGCGTGCGTCGTCGCCTTGAACATGTAGCGGAACCGCAAGTGCAGTGATTCGGACGAGCAGCTGGCCACCAACGCGTGCCACATCGGTTCATCCTCTGGCTTGATGGGACGCAGTACCACCGAGGTTCCATCTTTTAGTTTCGCAAGCTTGGTAAATTCATCGGGGTATGGGCGGATGGCAAGGTGCGAGTATGGGCGAACGGGATGCAGCACCGCCTGACGGTCTAGCACGATGCGAGCATCGAGAGCGATTGCATCTTCGGGGGTTACCAGGAGTGGATTGACGTCCAGCTCGATAATTTCTGGGTAATCGGCCACTAGATACGACAGGCGCATTAGCACCTCAATCAATCGCTCAAGATTAACCCCCGGGCGGCCACGATATCCCTCAAGCAAGGGCCACGCTTGTAGGGACTGCAGCATGCGTCGCGCTAGATGTTCACTCAGCGGCGGTAACTCGAGTGCCAGATCGCGGAACAACTCTGCATTTGTCCCTCCTGCCCCGACCATCAAGACGGTGCCGAACACGGGATCGCGTTTGGCACCAACAATCAGCTCGCGTCCATTGGGTGCAATCAGCATGTGCTGAACGCTGACTCCCTCGATACGAGCATTAGGTCGATGCTGTTTGGCCCGGTGGAGGATACGATGAAACGCTTCGGCAACCGAATCGGCATTCGCCAAATTCAGCTCGACGCCCCCAACGTCTGTTTTGTGCGTGATATCGGGGGAGAAAATCTTGAGTGCCACTGGATATCCAAGGCGAGCGGCGCACTCCACTGCATCCTTGGCTGAACGAGCCAGAGTCGTCTTTGTCACAGGTATTTCGTATGCTTCCAAGAGCGTCTTGGATGCCGTCTCGCTTAGAATGTCTTGGCCTTCTCTAAAAACGGTATCGAACATCGAGTGGAGCTTTGCTCGATCTAGCGAGAACTCGATGGGGACCTCGCGCGGCGTTTCGTAGAGTGTTTCGCGATTTCGAGCATAGGACACAAGATGCATGAACGCCCGAATGGCTTTTTCTGGGGAGGAGTAGGTTGGAATGCCAGCATCGTTGAGAAGCTCGATTCCCTCGCGAACTTTGTCGCCACCCATCCAAGCGGCAATCAGCGGTTTGTGGGAAAGTCGAGCCACTTTGATCACGGCTTGGGCCGCGCCCGTTGGGTCTGTCATGGCCTGAGGTGAAAGAACGACCAGCACACCATCCACTGCGTTGTCGGCCAACACGATTTCGGCAGCAGACGAAAAACGTTCTGGTGGGGCATCGCCGATAACATCCACAGGATTTCCGTGGGACCAGGTCGCCGGAAGCTTCTCGTTGAGCCTGGCGATGGTGGTGTCGGAAAGCTCTGCCAAGACGCCGTGCCGATCCAGCAATGCGTCGGTTGCCATCACTCCAGGACCACCAGCATTGGTAATAATGGCCAAACGAGGGCCTGACGGAGTCTTTTGTCTAGCAAGCAGCTCTGCACAATCAAATAAGTCGTCGACGTCAAACACGCGGACAATGCCGGCGCGTGCCATCGCCGCTTCGTAGACGCTATCGACACCCGCCATCGCGCCGGTGTGCGATGCAGCGGCCTTCGCGGACTCGGCAAATCGCCCAGCTTTATAGGCGATGATTGGCTTGTCGCGAGCAAAGGCGCGAGCTGCGGACATGAACTCTCTGCCTTTGCTGATGGACTCCATGTAGAGGATAATCGACTCGGTCTTGTCGTCTGTCGCGAAATAATCAATGAGATCGGCGATGCCCACATCCAGCATGTTGCCGACCGATACGAAATAGGAGAAGCCAACCTTTTCTTGGATCGCCCAATCCAGCACGGCCGTGCACAGCGCGCCTGACTGAGAGATGAATGCGACACGTCCCTTGTGAGGCGAATCGCTGGCGAAACTGGCGTTGAGCGAATGATGCGGAGCCATAATGCCGAGACAGTTCGGGCCTACGATCCGCAGACCATCGAACTGCTTTGCTGCGGCGCGAACCTCCGCCTCCAGCTTCGCGCCCTCTTGAGACGCTTCACGGAAGCCGGCTGATAGAATCACTACACCGCGGATGCCAGCTTCTCCACACTGGCGAACCACTTCGGGTACCGTAATGGCCGGAGTGCAGACCACGGCTAGATCTACGGGCTCGGGGATTTCACCAACCCGGCTGAAGCAAGCTACGCCACTGACTTCCTTGTATTTTGAATTCACCGCATAAATCGCTCCCGCGAATCCGCCACTGACGAGGTTTTGCAGGACGGTGTTTCCAACGCTGGATGGGCGCTTGCTCGCTCCGATAACGGCAACGCTTTGGGGAGCGAAAATCTTGTCTAAATTGCGGATCGGCATGTCTCGATACTCTCTAGGCCACACGCAGGGTGGCTGCAAAATTCTCGACGTTCAGTATTCACGACTTTGTCGACGTCCCCCAGCAACTGTCCGCGCGACGGCGCACACAGATTGCATTTACTATGCCAACACACAGTATAAGGCCCAGGCAGCGTCTTTCGGCAGCCGACGCATCATCGCCCTTCGCTGCATGAAGCCCCTCAGGAACTCTGAATCTGTGAAATCCCAAGATGTCATATTTGCTACGCAGCGGAATTCGCATTGCTTCTTGCTGAGTGGTACCGAGCACTCACGAAATCCAGTCATGCACAAACCATTCGATGGGAGCGTCCTCTGGAACCGGAATTGCATACCGCTGCTGGAGGATGTTTTTCCTGGAAGTGCGCAGAGTGTGCAATATCGCACAGCACCATTGCGTGCGGAATCTTGCAACTGCGTGGTTTCTGTGGTGCTCATCGCCTAAGATTCTCACGACTCGCCTTTTTTGATTTGGCACTCCGGTTGCTTTGAGTACGGGGGCAGCGTTAACGTTGTATCGATTGCGGCGCTTCGAATGTCGTATTGGAATAGTCTTTGCAAGATCGATCACTGCTTCCGCCCTGTTGGGCTGCAATGAACGAAGCCCAGCGGTATTGCTCCAGAACTTCCCTCAACAAGGAATCCAAGTCG
Coding sequences within it:
- a CDS encoding histone deacetylase family protein, with product MTLFYYDPIFQEHVTGDHPENGGRTLSVIRHLNFIALDTSCRRPAWEPASVERLCYVHTREYVDSVERFALKGGGYLDEDTVVSTKSYEVARQAAGAVCDAVQRVVAGEDKTAFCLVRPPGHHAMPDHAMGFCLFNNIAVGARVARRELGIERVLIVDFDVHHGNGTQAMFWEDASVGYFSMHRSPLYPGTGAAEEIGAGDGIGTTLNLPVAVGTPRDDQMRVFEREVQGFAHKIKPQLVLVSAGFDSHKDDPVGSLGLENEDFRGMTRCLLDVAAEHANGRLVSVLEGGYNPHALTDCVAIHLEELLDAP
- the acs gene encoding acetate--CoA ligase alpha subunit, translated to MPIRNLDKIFAPQSVAVIGASKRPSSVGNTVLQNLVSGGFAGAIYAVNSKYKEVSGVACFSRVGEIPEPVDLAVVCTPAITVPEVVRQCGEAGIRGVVILSAGFREASQEGAKLEAEVRAAAKQFDGLRIVGPNCLGIMAPHHSLNASFASDSPHKGRVAFISQSGALCTAVLDWAIQEKVGFSYFVSVGNMLDVGIADLIDYFATDDKTESIILYMESISKGREFMSAARAFARDKPIIAYKAGRFAESAKAAASHTGAMAGVDSVYEAAMARAGIVRVFDVDDLFDCAELLARQKTPSGPRLAIITNAGGPGVMATDALLDRHGVLAELSDTTIARLNEKLPATWSHGNPVDVIGDAPPERFSSAAEIVLADNAVDGVLVVLSPQAMTDPTGAAQAVIKVARLSHKPLIAAWMGGDKVREGIELLNDAGIPTYSSPEKAIRAFMHLVSYARNRETLYETPREVPIEFSLDRAKLHSMFDTVFREGQDILSETASKTLLEAYEIPVTKTTLARSAKDAVECAARLGYPVALKIFSPDITHKTDVGGVELNLANADSVAEAFHRILHRAKQHRPNARIEGVSVQHMLIAPNGRELIVGAKRDPVFGTVLMVGAGGTNAELFRDLALELPPLSEHLARRMLQSLQAWPLLEGYRGRPGVNLERLIEVLMRLSYLVADYPEIIELDVNPLLVTPEDAIALDARIVLDRQAVLHPVRPYSHLAIRPYPDEFTKLAKLKDGTSVVLRPIKPEDEPMWHALVASCSSESLHLRFRYMFKATTHAMATRFCFIDYDREIAMVAETQENGERRLIGVGRLVADADHREAEYAILVSDPWQGIGLGSALTDLCLDICGRWGVRSVVAEMAQQNHRMVHMFELRGFEIDRSHAQDAVVARKTLTVQQASSDKGSDGK